A stretch of the Lolium perenne isolate Kyuss_39 chromosome 3, Kyuss_2.0, whole genome shotgun sequence genome encodes the following:
- the LOC127339976 gene encoding uncharacterized protein: MDLSDDDFERPSRASPRLKSKKCTRKKRMDGYVSDSGSENRTTTKRKKTRKNTKDAKAKQNIGFKCSPHLLVDLVRSLDTDQRKWVEEIGFAVFLSMPNCRLPKDLTVWLVNQCSWKDKALIVRGRPIKIKPLIKKLLGIPDGPYDVPLPRSKRGKAKGSTDEDKELKEEKGARCLSSKSTLESLVATHDPEQFKRSFMLYVLCIYLAPSSGHFVNLSYSPIVNNVEIIKDMNWCDHVADVLIEGIREYRESKAANVNVHGCIHVLLLIYIDVVKSAILKVPHGDPRAIYVTTDMLDLLDLTDLKCRTADGPVYGKLEMDESTYADECNHGNTATSSSHDVGAKNDSDPCSHSLPVIHL, encoded by the exons ATGGACCTCAGCGATGACGACTTTGAGAGACCATCACGTGCATCTCCAAGAttaaaatccaaaaaatgtaccAGGAAGAAACGTATGGACGGATATGTCTCTGATTCAGGATCTGAGAACAGAACAACCACGAAAAGGAAAAAAACCAGGAAAAACACAAAGGATGCTAAGGCCAAACAG AATATTGGGTTCAAATGTTCCCCTCACTTGTTGGTCGATCTTGTGAGGAGCCTTGACACGGATCAGAGGAAATGGGTTGAGGAGATTGGCTTTGCGGTATTTCTTTCCATGCCAAATTGCAGGCTCCCTAAGGACTTGACTGTCTGGCTAGTTAACCAGTGTAGTTGGAAGGACAAAGCTCTTATTGTACGTGGTAGACCAATCAAAATCAAACCCCTTATCAAGAAATTGTTAGGTATCCCTGATGGTCCATATGATGTTCCTTTGCCACGTAGCAAACGTGGGAAAGCCAAGGGGTCCACGGATGAAGATAAAGAACTAAAGGAAGAGAAAGGTGCTAGGTGTTTGAGCTCTAAGTCCACACTAGAGTCTCTAGTAGCGACCCATGACCCGGAACAATTTAAAAGATCTTTCATGCTCTACGTCCTCTGTATATATCTCGCTCCATCAAGTGGACACTTTGTCAACCTTAGCTACTCCCCAATTGTCAACAATGTTGAGATTATTAAGGACATGAATTGGTGTGACCATGTAGCCGATGTGCTCATTGAAGGTATTCGGGAGTATAGAGAATCGAAGGCTGCTAATGTCAACGTGCACGGATGTATTCATGTTTTGCTT CTCATTTATATTGATGTTGTTAAATCTGCCATTTTGAAAGTCCCCCACGGAGACCCTCGTGCAATCTATGTTACAACTGATATGCTGGACCTTTTAGATCTGACTGATTTGAAGTGCAGAACAGCTGATGGCCCAGTGTATGGGAAGCTAGAG ATGGACGAGTCTACTTACGCGGACGAGTGCAACCATGGCAACACAGCAACATCAAGCTCACATGATGTAGGTGCCAAAAATGACAGTGATCCTTGCAGCCATAGCTTGCCCGTCATTCATCTTTGA